In Liquorilactobacillus hordei DSM 19519, the following proteins share a genomic window:
- a CDS encoding helicase C-terminal domain-containing protein produces MCSTNTYAVVDIETTGTSMDGSNRMLQFSCVFIKNKEIINTFNTMINPGMAIPIEVQKLTGISDKDVRKAPFFEDMAGTIYSLLQDTIFVAHNINFDYRFLNEEFLRCGYPELGIEGIDTVQLSQIILPTLPSYRLTYLGEYFDIKHEHPHHADSDAFVTAKLFLMLIKAINNLPVQVLKIINRFRESLLFQTGSCFANALKKKQQKTSQLASHLEAVGELVLRTEPVTIERMRDDKYPQTRVKKEELFGEFLEWRPTQSEMMDEVYHLLLQRKEKELMIEAPTGLGKTLGYLVPALYAALKGHQIVVSTATTTLQLQLVEQTIPLLRQIMPFDFTVATLKGSHNYIDLQKFVSSLGKPQSKPSRLLQLRMIVWLTMTKTGDLSELHLTKMQDPLFDEIRHNGPLSIDNGSLYYTHDFVLRQQLKQATADLVITNHAYLLNHAEVLGNFKKKSLIIDEAQHFGSIALKSNRAVIDFDLIKIISDTLLVKIGSRKSFSFRELEQQSFLTPAESKKIAAQIRVIDKRVPVLRELLRVRFLQKKAKEVNEVSFKEVVVKTSRFQGFVKENLADYQKISKAIEAFQARLLQLKSRFIVFKNQERLDGKAQTFMLNFLDDGFELLKSLENWHRFELAELDQIAEEAVISLQIPMNQSNGHLRLNFGIFKTENYLSSFIYSQFEHTIFVGATLFLPGSAGYMKNQLDLSQTVPVLKLEGEFNYREQALGLLVADAPDIVTDTEEYIAYLSKSIENILNNNKKQTMILFNSLEMISRVYDYLRQSENIDKRLIIAQGITGSNEKIIKMFELGDNAVLLGSGTFWEGIDLPKDRLELLIITRLPFQSPDTVVNRAKYQLAQINGQDSFNTIALPEAMLRLKQGLGRLIRTKEDRGVVIVFDSRVVSRNYGAKLREVFPREMPVRIIESAEIQNYLFDFWEN; encoded by the coding sequence ATGTGCTCGACAAACACGTATGCAGTTGTTGATATTGAAACAACGGGTACAAGTATGGATGGCAGCAATAGAATGTTGCAGTTCAGCTGTGTTTTTATAAAAAATAAAGAAATAATTAATACATTTAATACGATGATTAATCCTGGAATGGCAATTCCAATTGAGGTTCAAAAACTAACGGGTATTAGTGATAAGGATGTCAGAAAAGCACCTTTTTTTGAAGATATGGCAGGTACAATCTATTCTTTGTTGCAAGATACGATTTTTGTTGCCCACAACATCAACTTTGATTATCGCTTTTTAAACGAAGAGTTTTTACGTTGTGGCTATCCAGAACTTGGTATTGAAGGAATTGATACTGTACAGCTAAGTCAGATTATTTTACCAACGTTGCCAAGTTATCGACTGACATATTTGGGTGAATATTTTGATATAAAGCATGAGCATCCGCACCATGCTGACAGCGATGCATTTGTTACGGCTAAACTTTTTTTGATGTTGATAAAAGCAATTAATAATCTGCCAGTTCAAGTCTTGAAAATAATCAATCGTTTTCGTGAAAGTTTGCTTTTTCAAACCGGTTCGTGTTTTGCTAATGCACTCAAAAAAAAGCAACAAAAGACAAGCCAACTGGCAAGTCATCTTGAAGCCGTTGGAGAATTAGTTTTACGAACAGAACCGGTGACGATAGAGAGAATGAGAGATGATAAATATCCACAAACTCGAGTGAAAAAAGAGGAGTTATTTGGTGAGTTCCTAGAATGGCGTCCAACACAATCAGAAATGATGGACGAGGTATATCATTTATTGTTGCAGCGAAAAGAAAAGGAGTTAATGATTGAAGCACCAACTGGATTAGGAAAAACATTAGGTTACTTGGTACCCGCCCTTTATGCAGCGCTTAAAGGTCATCAAATCGTGGTGTCAACGGCAACTACGACTTTGCAATTGCAATTAGTAGAACAGACTATTCCATTGCTAAGACAAATAATGCCTTTTGATTTTACGGTAGCTACTTTAAAGGGAAGCCATAATTACATTGATTTGCAAAAATTTGTTTCGTCTCTCGGTAAACCACAAAGCAAACCTTCAAGATTACTGCAATTACGGATGATTGTTTGGCTGACAATGACTAAAACAGGTGATTTGAGTGAACTTCATCTAACAAAAATGCAAGATCCACTTTTTGATGAGATTAGGCATAATGGACCACTAAGTATTGATAATGGTAGCCTTTACTATACCCATGACTTTGTACTAAGACAACAGCTTAAACAGGCCACAGCTGACTTAGTAATTACAAATCATGCGTATTTATTAAATCATGCTGAAGTGCTCGGAAATTTTAAGAAGAAATCATTGATTATTGATGAGGCACAACATTTTGGAAGTATTGCCTTAAAAAGCAACCGAGCAGTTATTGATTTTGATTTAATCAAAATAATTTCTGACACGCTTTTAGTTAAAATCGGTTCACGAAAGTCTTTTTCATTCAGAGAATTAGAGCAACAATCTTTCTTGACGCCTGCTGAATCAAAAAAAATTGCAGCACAAATTAGAGTAATTGATAAGCGAGTACCTGTATTGCGTGAATTGTTACGAGTAAGATTTCTTCAAAAAAAAGCAAAAGAAGTTAATGAAGTGTCTTTTAAGGAAGTTGTTGTAAAGACAAGTAGATTTCAAGGCTTTGTAAAAGAAAATCTCGCTGATTATCAAAAAATTTCGAAAGCAATAGAGGCATTTCAGGCGCGACTCTTACAATTGAAATCAAGGTTTATAGTGTTTAAAAATCAAGAAAGATTGGATGGAAAGGCTCAAACTTTTATGTTGAACTTTCTTGATGACGGTTTTGAACTTTTAAAATCATTGGAGAACTGGCATAGATTCGAACTTGCTGAGCTTGATCAGATTGCTGAGGAAGCAGTTATTAGCCTGCAGATTCCGATGAACCAGAGTAATGGGCATTTACGACTTAATTTTGGAATTTTTAAAACAGAGAATTACCTTTCTTCCTTTATTTATTCACAATTTGAACATACTATTTTTGTTGGTGCTACTTTATTTCTACCTGGAAGTGCAGGTTATATGAAAAATCAACTTGATCTATCACAAACAGTTCCAGTCTTAAAACTTGAAGGTGAATTTAATTATCGAGAACAAGCATTGGGACTTCTAGTTGCTGATGCTCCTGACATTGTTACAGACACTGAGGAGTATATTGCCTATTTGAGCAAATCTATTGAGAATATTTTAAACAATAACAAGAAGCAAACAATGATTTTGTTCAATTCACTTGAAATGATTTCTAGAGTTTATGATTATTTACGGCAATCAGAAAATATTGATAAAAGATTGATTATTGCCCAAGGAATTACAGGTAGCAATGAAAAGATAATCAAAATGTTTGAGTTAGGGGATAATGCAGTTTTACTTGGGTCTGGAACATTTTGGGAAGGTATCGATTTGCCTAAGGATAGGCTGGAACTCTTGATTATCACAAGACTACCATTCCAATCGCCAGATACTGTAGTTAATCGTGCTAAATATCAATTAGCGCAAATTAATGGTCAAGATTCATTTAATACAATTGCATTACCGGAAGCAATGCTTCGCTTGAAACAAGGACTGGGTAGACTAATTAGGACGAAGGAAGACAGAGGGGTAGTTATTGTTTTCGATAGTCGGGTAGTTTCAAGAAATTATGGTGCTAAATTACGTGAAGTCTTCCCAAGAGAGATGCCAGTAAGAATTATTGAGTCAGCAGAGATTCAGAATTATTTGTTTGATTTTTGGGAAAATTAA
- the mvaD gene encoding diphosphomevalonate decarboxylase, producing MNATTTYTARAHTNIALIKYWGKKDEKLILPMNSSLSLTLDRFYTETSVMFDEQLKDDLFLLDGSKEKNDKISNFLEIVRQKANITAKAKIISKNHVPSTAGLASSASAYAALALAASKAAGLNLDKKELSRLARRGSGSACRSIYGGLVEWQEGIDDQTSFAHPIEMSRDFDIAMIALVISTDFKKISSRAGMKRVVETSPYYPAWVQNTAKDLRKLKQAISKNDFETFGEVSEENAMKMHALNMSAHPHFNYLEPDSIKAMKIVEKLRSQGVSCYYTLDAGPNVKVICRRKDIQAIVDRLSDSFGQEKVLVAGPGPAAHLI from the coding sequence ATGAATGCGACAACTACTTACACAGCTCGCGCGCACACTAATATTGCCTTAATTAAATACTGGGGTAAGAAAGATGAAAAACTGATTCTCCCAATGAATAGCAGTCTCTCGTTAACACTAGACCGATTTTATACTGAAACAAGTGTAATGTTTGATGAACAACTTAAAGATGATTTATTTTTGCTGGATGGCTCCAAAGAAAAAAATGATAAAATCAGTAATTTTCTTGAAATTGTACGTCAAAAAGCTAACATCACTGCAAAAGCAAAGATCATTTCAAAAAATCATGTACCCTCTACAGCGGGATTAGCCTCCTCTGCATCAGCTTATGCAGCATTGGCACTGGCCGCAAGCAAAGCTGCCGGCTTAAATTTAGACAAGAAAGAACTTTCACGCTTGGCAAGACGTGGATCTGGGTCTGCATGCAGATCAATTTACGGTGGATTAGTCGAATGGCAAGAAGGAATTGATGACCAAACCTCATTTGCACATCCAATTGAGATGTCTCGTGATTTTGATATTGCAATGATTGCTCTTGTGATTAGTACAGATTTTAAAAAGATTTCTAGCAGAGCTGGGATGAAACGCGTCGTCGAAACATCACCCTACTATCCAGCATGGGTTCAAAATACAGCCAAAGATCTTAGAAAACTCAAGCAAGCTATCTCAAAAAATGATTTTGAAACCTTTGGAGAAGTTTCTGAAGAAAATGCAATGAAGATGCATGCATTGAATATGAGTGCGCATCCACATTTCAATTATCTTGAACCTGACTCCATTAAAGCGATGAAAATCGTGGAAAAGTTGCGTTCACAAGGTGTATCCTGTTATTATACTTTAGATGCTGGACCAAATGTAAAAGTTATCTGTCGAAGAAAAGACATTCAAGCAATTGTTGATCGCCTTTCAGATAGTTTTGGTCAAGAAAAAGTACTAGTAGCTGGTCCTGGACCTGCTGCTCATTTAATTTAA
- the asnS gene encoding asparagine--tRNA ligase, translating into MKTISIIDAKNHVDEEVKIGVWLTNKRSSGKIAFLQLRDGTAFFQGVVVKNNVSEEVFTLAKEVKQEESLYVTGTIHEDQRSPFGYEIELSGIEKVGESENYPISPKKHGVDFLMDHRHLWLRSKRQFAVMKIRNEVIRATYEFFNKEGFIKIDAPILTGSAPEGTTELFHTKYFDKDAYLSQSGQLYEEAGAMAYGKVFSFGPTFRAEKSKTRRHLIEFWMIEPEMAFMHQEESLEVQEKYIAFLVQSVIDNCTYELGILERDINVLKRYTELPFPRISYDEAVEMLQKSGEFPDVEWGEDFGSPEETYLAEHFSKPVFVINYPKAIKPFYMKPHPTREDVVICADLLAPEGYGEIIGGSERATDPEFLEAQIEKAGLNKDDYQWYLDLRRYGSVPHSGFGLGLERAITWITGEEHIREAIPFPRLLNRIYP; encoded by the coding sequence TTGAAAACAATTAGTATTATTGATGCAAAAAATCATGTTGACGAAGAAGTAAAGATAGGTGTTTGGCTTACAAATAAGAGATCAAGCGGAAAAATTGCCTTCTTGCAGTTGCGTGATGGGACAGCTTTTTTTCAAGGAGTAGTGGTTAAGAATAATGTTAGTGAAGAAGTTTTTACCCTTGCTAAAGAAGTTAAACAAGAAGAAAGCCTCTATGTAACTGGAACTATTCATGAAGATCAGCGGTCACCGTTTGGTTATGAAATAGAGTTATCAGGCATTGAAAAAGTTGGTGAAAGTGAGAATTATCCTATCTCACCTAAGAAACATGGTGTTGATTTCTTAATGGATCATCGTCATTTGTGGTTACGTTCTAAACGTCAATTTGCGGTAATGAAAATCCGTAATGAAGTGATCAGAGCAACCTATGAGTTTTTTAACAAAGAGGGTTTCATCAAGATTGATGCACCAATTTTGACTGGCTCTGCTCCTGAAGGAACAACGGAGCTTTTTCATACCAAGTACTTTGATAAAGACGCATATCTTTCTCAATCTGGGCAGCTTTATGAAGAAGCTGGAGCTATGGCTTATGGTAAGGTATTTTCCTTTGGACCAACTTTTAGAGCCGAAAAATCCAAGACAAGACGTCATCTGATTGAATTTTGGATGATTGAACCTGAGATGGCTTTTATGCATCAAGAAGAAAGCCTAGAAGTTCAGGAGAAATATATCGCCTTTTTAGTTCAGAGTGTAATAGACAATTGTACATATGAACTTGGAATTTTGGAACGCGATATCAACGTTTTAAAGCGATATACTGAGCTGCCATTTCCAAGAATTTCGTATGATGAAGCAGTTGAAATGTTGCAAAAGTCAGGCGAATTTCCTGATGTTGAATGGGGAGAAGATTTTGGTTCCCCAGAAGAGACCTATTTAGCCGAACATTTCAGCAAACCAGTTTTTGTTATAAACTATCCCAAAGCAATTAAGCCATTTTACATGAAGCCACATCCAACACGTGAAGATGTTGTAATTTGTGCCGATTTACTTGCACCTGAGGGTTATGGCGAAATTATTGGTGGATCTGAAAGAGCAACAGACCCAGAGTTTTTAGAGGCACAGATTGAAAAAGCTGGGCTGAACAAAGATGATTATCAATGGTATCTAGATTTGCGTCGTTACGGTAGTGTACCTCATTCTGGTTTTGGTTTGGGACTTGAGCGCGCAATTACATGGATTACTGGCGAAGAACATATTCGTGAGGCGATTCCATTCCCACGGTTGTTGAACCGAATTTATCCATAA
- the nth gene encoding endonuclease III: MLSAEECLKAIEIMGESFPDAHSSLTADTDFHFLLAVIMSAQTTDKAVNLLTPKLFETYKTPYELAKADITDVMSLIKTIGLYRNKAKYLVACAQKIVSDFAGIVPQTRKELMSLPGVGRKTADVVLAECFGIPALAVDTHVTRVSKRLRMVAQSADVLKIERTLMKKLPESVWIDAHFRMIYWGRYQCTARSPKCETCPLLGICAEGKQRVKTN; the protein is encoded by the coding sequence ATGCTATCTGCTGAGGAATGTTTGAAAGCAATTGAAATAATGGGTGAATCATTTCCTGATGCACATTCTTCACTCACTGCAGACACGGATTTTCATTTTTTGCTAGCTGTTATTATGAGCGCTCAAACAACTGATAAGGCTGTAAATCTGCTAACTCCTAAACTCTTTGAAACCTATAAGACACCTTATGAGTTAGCAAAAGCTGACATTACTGATGTGATGTCTTTGATTAAAACAATTGGTTTATATCGTAATAAAGCTAAGTATTTGGTTGCATGTGCACAAAAGATTGTTTCTGATTTTGCTGGTATTGTGCCCCAAACACGCAAGGAGCTAATGTCGCTACCAGGTGTTGGCAGAAAAACTGCTGATGTTGTGCTGGCTGAATGTTTTGGAATTCCTGCACTTGCTGTGGACACACATGTTACAAGGGTATCCAAACGTCTTAGGATGGTTGCACAATCTGCTGATGTTTTAAAAATCGAGAGGACATTGATGAAAAAACTTCCAGAATCGGTTTGGATTGATGCACATTTCAGAATGATATACTGGGGGCGATATCAATGCACTGCTCGTTCGCCAAAATGTGAAACCTGTCCACTGCTTGGAATATGTGCTGAGGGGAAGCAACGTGTGAAAACAAATTAA
- a CDS encoding MarR family winged helix-turn-helix transcriptional regulator has translation MVQVDEKNLAHTINQTSRKITNLLNDHLKEYGIYASQYQLLVNVSRYNNSTSKELAAKLNVNPAAISRTLKSIENQGLITRKQTSDRRVYQITVTDKGHNLLAKLSERDTNIFQKLFSPLTHKEAVALIGLLSKLI, from the coding sequence TTGGTTCAAGTCGATGAAAAGAATCTTGCTCATACAATCAATCAAACTTCAAGGAAAATTACCAATTTATTAAATGATCATCTCAAAGAATACGGAATTTATGCTTCCCAATACCAATTATTAGTAAATGTTAGCCGCTATAATAATAGCACGTCCAAAGAATTAGCTGCTAAACTCAATGTTAATCCAGCAGCAATTAGCCGAACTCTAAAAAGTATTGAAAATCAAGGACTCATTACACGAAAACAAACCTCAGATCGAAGAGTTTATCAAATAACAGTAACTGATAAAGGACATAATCTGCTTGCGAAATTATCTGAACGTGATACCAACATATTTCAAAAACTTTTTTCCCCTTTAACACATAAAGAGGCCGTGGCACTGATAGGACTGCTTTCTAAATTAATTTGA
- a CDS encoding pyridoxal phosphate-dependent aminotransferase, producing the protein MKISKRVMQIQPSATLELSAKAKQMKSEGIDVINLGVGEPDFNTPKNIKAAAIKAIEEGKSDFYTPATGINELKQAICARIAADFGVNYEQNQVAVTVGGKFSLYVLAQTLLDEDDEVLIPLPYWVSYGEQVKLAGGVPVFVKPKNGLKVTVTELEGARTAKSRIVIINSPQNPSGLIYTRSELEAIGNWAVEHDIVIITDDMYGKLVYNGEHFVSLIELSDEIRKQTILVSGLSKAYSMTGWRIGYTVAPAEVIKKMGALIGHATSNLAAVSQYAALEALTGPQEVVEEMRIAFEERLNKVYPELTALPGIKLENKPQGAFYLFPNVKETVKLTGFASTDEFVAALLDDAHVAVVVGSAFGLPDHIRMSYATDLASLEEAIKRMKIFIEKHM; encoded by the coding sequence ATGAAAATTTCAAAAAGAGTAATGCAGATTCAACCATCAGCAACACTTGAATTGTCAGCTAAAGCAAAGCAAATGAAATCTGAAGGAATTGATGTTATTAATCTAGGTGTTGGTGAACCAGATTTTAATACACCTAAAAATATAAAGGCCGCTGCGATTAAGGCAATCGAAGAAGGAAAGTCTGACTTTTACACTCCTGCCACGGGAATTAATGAATTAAAGCAGGCAATCTGTGCAAGAATTGCAGCTGATTTTGGAGTGAATTATGAGCAGAATCAAGTTGCGGTAACGGTCGGAGGCAAATTTTCTCTATATGTTTTAGCACAGACATTGTTGGATGAGGACGATGAAGTTTTAATTCCTCTTCCATATTGGGTAAGTTATGGTGAACAGGTAAAATTAGCTGGTGGTGTGCCAGTGTTTGTGAAACCAAAAAATGGGCTAAAGGTAACTGTTACTGAGCTTGAGGGTGCGAGAACAGCTAAATCACGAATTGTAATTATTAATTCACCGCAAAATCCATCAGGTTTGATTTATACTCGAAGTGAACTTGAAGCGATCGGCAACTGGGCGGTTGAGCACGATATTGTGATTATTACAGATGATATGTATGGTAAGTTGGTATACAACGGCGAACATTTTGTATCCCTAATTGAGCTCAGTGATGAAATTAGAAAACAAACAATTTTAGTTAGTGGCTTGTCTAAGGCATACTCAATGACAGGTTGGAGAATTGGATATACAGTAGCTCCTGCTGAAGTCATTAAGAAGATGGGTGCGCTGATTGGACATGCTACAAGCAATCTTGCGGCAGTCAGTCAATATGCTGCACTTGAGGCATTAACAGGACCACAAGAAGTAGTTGAAGAAATGCGTATTGCTTTTGAAGAAAGACTGAACAAGGTTTATCCCGAATTAACAGCATTACCAGGGATTAAGTTGGAAAATAAGCCTCAGGGTGCATTTTATTTGTTCCCCAACGTGAAAGAAACAGTAAAATTGACGGGTTTTGCATCCACCGACGAATTTGTGGCTGCCTTATTGGATGATGCCCATGTGGCCGTTGTTGTTGGAAGTGCCTTCGGATTACCTGACCATATAAGAATGAGTTATGCAACGGATTTAGCAAGCTTAGAAGAAGCAATTAAAAGAATGAAAATATTCATTGAAAAACATATGTAG
- a CDS encoding phosphomevalonate kinase gives MITVKAPGKLYIAGEYAVVETGFPAILVALNQFVTVTVEESNDYGTINSQQYKETPLYWKRDGKNMIFDNRDNPFHYILSAIRLTESYAQSLNKTMKCYHLSIDSDLDSPDGKKYGLGSSAAVTVATVKALCRFYNLPITNNILFKLSAIAHLDIQGNGSLGDIAASVYGGWIAYRSFDREWLKSARNTFNLKKLLSIEWPQLNVELLTPPENLELLIGWTGSPASTSHLVDAVGLKKAEKRLSYQDFLNASKNCLLNMIEGFHDRSIEIIQKEIRKNRELLQELGRLSNVEIETPLLHQLCETAEKAKGAAKTSGAGGGDCGIVVINKKYDTQLLTNNWKKIGINRLNLHVHQIND, from the coding sequence TTGATAACCGTTAAAGCTCCTGGAAAGCTTTATATAGCAGGCGAATATGCTGTCGTTGAAACTGGTTTTCCTGCCATATTAGTCGCACTTAATCAATTTGTAACCGTCACAGTTGAAGAAAGTAATGACTATGGGACGATAAATTCTCAACAATACAAAGAAACACCGTTATATTGGAAACGTGATGGTAAAAATATGATATTTGATAACCGTGATAATCCTTTCCACTACATCTTATCCGCTATCCGCCTGACAGAATCGTATGCTCAATCCTTAAATAAGACTATGAAGTGCTACCATTTAAGCATTGATAGTGACCTTGACAGTCCTGATGGAAAAAAATACGGTCTTGGAAGTTCAGCCGCTGTTACAGTGGCAACTGTCAAAGCACTCTGTCGTTTTTATAACTTGCCAATTACAAATAATATTCTCTTCAAACTATCAGCCATCGCCCATCTTGATATTCAAGGAAATGGGTCTTTAGGCGATATTGCAGCCAGTGTATATGGAGGATGGATTGCATATCGTTCTTTTGATCGTGAATGGCTCAAAAGCGCAAGAAACACCTTTAACCTAAAGAAACTTCTTTCAATTGAATGGCCACAACTAAATGTTGAATTACTGACACCTCCCGAAAATTTAGAATTGTTAATTGGATGGACTGGCTCTCCTGCGTCAACATCTCATTTGGTAGACGCAGTAGGTTTAAAAAAAGCTGAAAAGAGATTATCTTATCAGGATTTCTTGAACGCAAGTAAAAACTGTCTTTTAAATATGATTGAAGGTTTTCATGATCGTAGTATCGAAATAATTCAAAAAGAAATTCGCAAAAACCGTGAATTATTACAAGAACTTGGGCGACTCAGCAATGTCGAGATTGAGACCCCTCTTCTTCATCAACTATGTGAGACTGCTGAGAAAGCAAAAGGTGCTGCAAAAACATCAGGTGCCGGTGGTGGTGACTGTGGTATTGTTGTGATAAACAAAAAATATGATACCCAGCTATTAACGAATAACTGGAAAAAAATCGGTATTAACCGATTAAATCTTCACGTTCACCAAATCAACGACTAA
- the mvk gene encoding mevalonate kinase — MFHAHFSEGVSHAKIILIGEHSVVYGKPAIALPLSEVKTTVTIEETYNMPSSIKSRYFDGPLVSMPKAMKGLKHLILLILKKNNKQDFPFTMTIKSDLPAERGMGSSAATAIAVTRALYNFFELELTQEDLLALANVSEIDMHGNPSGLDAATSASNQPVWMIRNQELKEIPIHLDGCLLICDSGIKGKTGEAVASVRNLLEKKPLETSDLLNKLEKLTYDARKQLNNNNIVGLGDTFNRAQEQLTKLGVSDTKLNYLIAVSKRLGSLGSKLTGGGRGGCFICLMPSKKVAQKAASVLKREGATQTWIQPLGITVTEEVN; from the coding sequence ATGTTTCATGCCCATTTTAGTGAGGGAGTAAGCCACGCTAAAATAATTTTAATTGGTGAACACTCCGTTGTTTATGGAAAACCAGCAATTGCTTTACCATTGTCTGAGGTTAAAACAACTGTCACAATAGAGGAAACGTATAATATGCCGTCTTCAATAAAAAGTCGGTACTTTGACGGCCCTTTAGTGTCAATGCCCAAAGCGATGAAGGGGTTAAAGCACTTAATACTACTAATTCTGAAAAAAAATAACAAACAAGATTTTCCATTTACGATGACAATAAAAAGTGATTTACCCGCTGAACGTGGGATGGGTTCTTCTGCCGCAACAGCAATCGCAGTTACCCGTGCACTCTATAACTTTTTTGAATTGGAACTTACACAAGAAGATCTGTTAGCTCTTGCCAATGTCTCTGAAATTGATATGCATGGCAACCCTAGTGGATTAGATGCTGCTACATCTGCTAGTAATCAACCTGTCTGGATGATCAGAAATCAAGAACTAAAAGAGATTCCTATCCATCTTGATGGTTGTTTACTAATTTGTGATAGCGGTATTAAAGGTAAGACAGGCGAAGCAGTCGCAAGTGTTCGCAACTTACTTGAAAAAAAACCACTTGAAACATCTGATTTATTGAATAAGCTTGAAAAACTAACATATGATGCAAGAAAACAACTTAATAATAATAATATCGTAGGGCTCGGAGATACTTTTAATCGAGCACAAGAACAGCTTACAAAGCTTGGGGTCAGTGATACAAAATTAAACTATTTAATTGCTGTCAGCAAGCGCCTAGGCTCTCTTGGTAGTAAACTAACTGGTGGCGGCCGTGGCGGTTGTTTTATCTGCTTAATGCCCTCCAAAAAAGTAGCACAAAAAGCTGCATCTGTTCTAAAACGTGAAGGTGCAACACAGACCTGGATCCAACCACTAGGAATCACTGTAACGGAGGAAGTTAATTGA
- a CDS encoding DnaD domain-containing protein translates to MDKIFDEYLKAGQTTISNLILHNYPMLGLNETEMVLVLQIMSAAQSGNSFPEVGLIAKRMGKNEADVYQSMHSLIKKNIMEIISIQDEDGIKHDIYQFKKLFDKLTVLEQQKQKSLENKDSKTMQEKVFQSIEVEFGRPLSPIEIETVNLWLHKDNYVPELILLALREAVLNQAYSLKYIDRILLSWERQNIRSAQDVQREQQRKRMKTQDNSTSQARAKNNADRPSIPLYHWSSNDNKKGE, encoded by the coding sequence ATGGATAAAATATTTGATGAATATCTTAAAGCGGGTCAAACAACTATTTCTAATCTTATTCTTCATAATTATCCGATGCTTGGTTTGAATGAAACTGAGATGGTATTGGTACTTCAGATAATGAGTGCAGCTCAGTCAGGCAATTCTTTTCCAGAAGTCGGACTTATTGCTAAGCGGATGGGAAAAAATGAAGCGGATGTCTACCAATCGATGCATAGTTTAATCAAGAAAAATATCATGGAGATAATTAGTATCCAAGATGAAGATGGAATTAAGCATGACATTTATCAATTCAAAAAATTATTTGACAAATTAACGGTGCTTGAACAACAGAAGCAAAAATCTTTAGAAAATAAAGATTCGAAGACTATGCAAGAAAAAGTATTTCAAAGTATCGAAGTTGAATTTGGACGTCCTTTATCCCCAATTGAAATTGAAACGGTTAATTTATGGTTACATAAAGATAATTATGTACCTGAGTTAATTTTATTAGCTTTGAGGGAAGCCGTGTTAAATCAGGCTTACAGCTTGAAGTATATTGATCGAATTTTATTGAGTTGGGAAAGGCAAAATATTCGGTCTGCACAGGATGTTCAGCGTGAACAACAAAGAAAGAGAATGAAGACGCAGGATAATTCAACAAGTCAGGCCAGAGCGAAGAATAATGCAGACAGACCAAGTATTCCATTGTACCATTGGTCGAGTAATGATAATAAAAAAGGGGAGTAG
- a CDS encoding DUF5590 domain-containing protein: MKRAKSYRSGLKKLFVAAVVVIILFGVFIIWWQAQAPRETAEKNAVSFAQKHADLKKETDFYLFNRKKTYFTVAGTNSKKQKIYVIIAKKGGATKILQQKKGISEEDALTLVKKQKPKKVLKAALGLWSNEPVWEVTYLNKTGNLCYILYAYKNGDIVKSIQNI; this comes from the coding sequence ATGAAGAGGGCAAAAAGTTATCGTAGTGGCTTAAAGAAACTCTTTGTTGCTGCTGTAGTAGTAATAATACTTTTTGGTGTTTTTATCATTTGGTGGCAAGCACAAGCACCTAGAGAGACAGCTGAAAAGAATGCAGTTAGTTTTGCACAAAAGCATGCTGACTTGAAAAAAGAAACAGATTTTTATTTATTCAATCGAAAAAAGACGTACTTCACTGTAGCTGGAACTAACTCCAAGAAGCAAAAGATTTATGTTATCATTGCAAAAAAAGGGGGAGCTACAAAAATCTTGCAGCAAAAGAAGGGGATTAGTGAAGAAGATGCTTTGACATTGGTGAAAAAACAAAAACCAAAGAAAGTTCTGAAGGCAGCTTTGGGACTTTGGTCTAATGAACCTGTTTGGGAAGTGACATATCTAAACAAGACAGGAAACCTCTGCTATATTCTGTATGCGTATAAAAATGGTGATATAGTAAAGTCTATTCAAAATATTTAG